The Daucus carota subsp. sativus chromosome 9, DH1 v3.0, whole genome shotgun sequence genome window below encodes:
- the LOC108200481 gene encoding hypothetical protein At1g04090 isoform X3, whose amino-acid sequence MTRIKQLNPYSIFIFSIGLCVLDSAFVSCRNPSFSPLITSKKGNKPLPVETTFKIPAPVPKWPQGDYKGNGFASGAIDLGELKVSRITTFNKVWTAREGGPNNLGATFYEPISIPEGFSVLGYYSQPNNQALYGWVMVAKDVRNDQFRQALALPTDYTLVWSSDSQKIKQDGIGYIWLPVPSNGYKAVGHVVTNSSEKPSLDKIRCVRSDLTVDIETDNWIWGPKSRFNVYSSRPVVRGIQASSVATGTFVAKKDGDAPSLSCLKNMKNDLSSMPNLDQIQALFKAYSPVVYFHPKEEYFPSSVSWFFQNGGLLYTKGQESKPVEIEPTGSNLPQNGSDDGAYWLDLPTDKTASEKVKKGDLADAGVYLHVKPALGGTFTDIAVWIFYPFNGAARAKIEFVTVSLGRIGEHVGDWEHVTLRISNFDGELKSVYFSQHNKGSWVSVSNLEFEKDNKPVVYASLHGHAAYPQAGLVVQGTASIGIRNDTSRGNVVMDTGSRYLVVGAEYLGASKIVEPPWLNYARKWGPKITYNINDELSRVKKLLPGMLKTKFDGVIKSLPPEVLGEQGPTGPKWKDNWSGDERV is encoded by the exons ATGACGAGGATTAAGCAGCTGAATCCATATTCCATTTTCATATTTTCCATCGG GCTATGTGTCCTAGATTCCGCGTTTGTAAGCTGTCGAAACCCCTCGTTTTCTCCGTTAATAACTTCGAAGAAGGGGAACAAGCCTTTACCTGTTGAAACAACGTTCAAAATTCCGGCACCAGTGCCAAAATGGCCCCAAGGTGATTACAAAG GTAATGGTTTTGCAAGTGGAGCAATTGATTTAGGAGAACTAAAAGTTTCTCGTATCACAACTTTTAACAAGGTTTGGACTGCCCGTGAAGGCGGTCCAAACAATCTTGGCGCAACATTTTATGAACCAATTTCTATACCAGAAGGGTTCTCGGTACTTGGTTACTATAGCCAACCAAACAACCAGGCTTTATATGGATGGGTTATGGTTGCTAAAGATGTGAGAAATGATCAGTTTCGACAAGCCCTCGCATTACCAACTGATTACACTCTTGTTTGGAGTAGTGATTCTCAAAAAATTAAGCAAGATGGAATTGGCTATATATGGCTACCAGTGCCGTCAAATGGTTACAAGGCTGTGGGTCATGTTGTCACAAATTCATCGGAGAAGCCTTCCCTGGATAAAATTCGTTGTGTACGATCAGATTTAACAGTGGATATTGAAACTGACAATTGGATTTGGGGACCAAAAAGTAGGTTCAATGTATACAGCTCAAGGCCAGTGGTTAGAGGAATTCAAGCCTCAAGTGTAGCTACTGGAACATTTGTGGCTAAGAAAGATGGAGATGCACCTTCTTTGTCTTGTTTAAAGAATATGAAGAATGATCTGTCTAGCATGCCAAATTTAGATCAGATTCAAGCATTGTTTAAGGCTTATTCACCGGTAGTATACTTTCATCCCAAGGAAGAATATTTTCCCTCATCAGTAAGTTGGTTTTTCCAAAATGGCGGATTATTGTACACAAAAGGCCAAGAATCTAAACCAGTTGAGATTGAACCCACGGGCTCGAATCTTCCACAAAATGGATCAGATGATGGTGCATATTGGTTAGACCTCCCGACAGACAAAACGGCTAGTGAAAAAGTAAAGAAAGGCGATTTAGCAGATGCAGGGGTATATTTACACGTTAAGCCTGCTCTTGGTGGCACATTTACTGATATTGCAGTCTGGATATTTTACCCTTTTAATGGGGCTGCAAGGGCTAAAATTGAATTTGTCACAGTCTCGCTAGGAAGAATTGGTGAACATGTTGGTGACTGGGAACACGTAACGTTGAGGATCAGCAATTTTGATGGAGAGTTAAAAAGTGTGTATTTTTCACAGCATAACAAAGGAAGTTGGGTGAGTGTATCAAATCTTGAATTTGAAAAAGATAACAAGCCTGTGGTCTATGCCTCATTGCACGGGCATGCAGCTTATCCACAGGCCGGGCTAGTAGTGCAAGGGACGGCATCAATTGGGATAAGAAACGATACGTCTAGAGGTAATGTTGTGATGGACACCGGATCCAGATACTTGGTGGTTGGAGCAGAGTACTTGGGAGCTTCAAAGATTGTTGAACCACCCTGGTTGAATTATGCTAGAAAATGGGGTCCAAAAATAACTTACAATATTAATGATGAGTTGAGTAGAGTGAAGAAATTGTTGCCTGGGATGTTAAAGACAAAGTTTGATGGAGTTATCAAAAGTCTGCCTCCAGAAGTATTAGGTGAACAAGGACCAACAGGGCCAAAATGGAAAGATAATTGGAGCGGCGATGAGAGGGTTTAG
- the LOC108200481 gene encoding hypothetical protein At1g04090 isoform X1 — MTVRCCSPVFFFTTFFILTFCNCSRLCVLDSAFVSCRNPSFSPLITSKKGNKPLPVETTFKIPAPVPKWPQGDYKGNGFASGAIDLGELKVSRITTFNKVWTAREGGPNNLGATFYEPISIPEGFSVLGYYSQPNNQALYGWVMVAKDVRNDQFRQALALPTDYTLVWSSDSQKIKQDGIGYIWLPVPSNGYKAVGHVVTNSSEKPSLDKIRCVRSDLTVDIETDNWIWGPKSRFNVYSSRPVVRGIQASSVATGTFVAKKDGDAPSLSCLKNMKNDLSSMPNLDQIQALFKAYSPVVYFHPKEEYFPSSVSWFFQNGGLLYTKGQESKPVEIEPTGSNLPQNGSDDGAYWLDLPTDKTASEKVKKGDLADAGVYLHVKPALGGTFTDIAVWIFYPFNGAARAKIEFVTVSLGRIGEHVGDWEHVTLRISNFDGELKSVYFSQHNKGSWVSVSNLEFEKDNKPVVYASLHGHAAYPQAGLVVQGTASIGIRNDTSRGNVVMDTGSRYLVVGAEYLGASKIVEPPWLNYARKWGPKITYNINDELSRVKKLLPGMLKTKFDGVIKSLPPEVLGEQGPTGPKWKDNWSGDERV; from the exons ATGACTGTTAGATGTTGTTCCCCTGTCTTTTTCTTCACAACATTTTTCATACTAACATTCTGTAATTGTTCAAGGCTATGTGTCCTAGATTCCGCGTTTGTAAGCTGTCGAAACCCCTCGTTTTCTCCGTTAATAACTTCGAAGAAGGGGAACAAGCCTTTACCTGTTGAAACAACGTTCAAAATTCCGGCACCAGTGCCAAAATGGCCCCAAGGTGATTACAAAG GTAATGGTTTTGCAAGTGGAGCAATTGATTTAGGAGAACTAAAAGTTTCTCGTATCACAACTTTTAACAAGGTTTGGACTGCCCGTGAAGGCGGTCCAAACAATCTTGGCGCAACATTTTATGAACCAATTTCTATACCAGAAGGGTTCTCGGTACTTGGTTACTATAGCCAACCAAACAACCAGGCTTTATATGGATGGGTTATGGTTGCTAAAGATGTGAGAAATGATCAGTTTCGACAAGCCCTCGCATTACCAACTGATTACACTCTTGTTTGGAGTAGTGATTCTCAAAAAATTAAGCAAGATGGAATTGGCTATATATGGCTACCAGTGCCGTCAAATGGTTACAAGGCTGTGGGTCATGTTGTCACAAATTCATCGGAGAAGCCTTCCCTGGATAAAATTCGTTGTGTACGATCAGATTTAACAGTGGATATTGAAACTGACAATTGGATTTGGGGACCAAAAAGTAGGTTCAATGTATACAGCTCAAGGCCAGTGGTTAGAGGAATTCAAGCCTCAAGTGTAGCTACTGGAACATTTGTGGCTAAGAAAGATGGAGATGCACCTTCTTTGTCTTGTTTAAAGAATATGAAGAATGATCTGTCTAGCATGCCAAATTTAGATCAGATTCAAGCATTGTTTAAGGCTTATTCACCGGTAGTATACTTTCATCCCAAGGAAGAATATTTTCCCTCATCAGTAAGTTGGTTTTTCCAAAATGGCGGATTATTGTACACAAAAGGCCAAGAATCTAAACCAGTTGAGATTGAACCCACGGGCTCGAATCTTCCACAAAATGGATCAGATGATGGTGCATATTGGTTAGACCTCCCGACAGACAAAACGGCTAGTGAAAAAGTAAAGAAAGGCGATTTAGCAGATGCAGGGGTATATTTACACGTTAAGCCTGCTCTTGGTGGCACATTTACTGATATTGCAGTCTGGATATTTTACCCTTTTAATGGGGCTGCAAGGGCTAAAATTGAATTTGTCACAGTCTCGCTAGGAAGAATTGGTGAACATGTTGGTGACTGGGAACACGTAACGTTGAGGATCAGCAATTTTGATGGAGAGTTAAAAAGTGTGTATTTTTCACAGCATAACAAAGGAAGTTGGGTGAGTGTATCAAATCTTGAATTTGAAAAAGATAACAAGCCTGTGGTCTATGCCTCATTGCACGGGCATGCAGCTTATCCACAGGCCGGGCTAGTAGTGCAAGGGACGGCATCAATTGGGATAAGAAACGATACGTCTAGAGGTAATGTTGTGATGGACACCGGATCCAGATACTTGGTGGTTGGAGCAGAGTACTTGGGAGCTTCAAAGATTGTTGAACCACCCTGGTTGAATTATGCTAGAAAATGGGGTCCAAAAATAACTTACAATATTAATGATGAGTTGAGTAGAGTGAAGAAATTGTTGCCTGGGATGTTAAAGACAAAGTTTGATGGAGTTATCAAAAGTCTGCCTCCAGAAGTATTAGGTGAACAAGGACCAACAGGGCCAAAATGGAAAGATAATTGGAGCGGCGATGAGAGGGTTTAG
- the LOC108200481 gene encoding hypothetical protein At1g04090 isoform X2: MTVRCCSPVFFFTTFFILTFCNCSRLCVLDSAFVSCRNPSFSPLITSKKGNKPLPVETTFKIPAPVPKWPQGNGFASGAIDLGELKVSRITTFNKVWTAREGGPNNLGATFYEPISIPEGFSVLGYYSQPNNQALYGWVMVAKDVRNDQFRQALALPTDYTLVWSSDSQKIKQDGIGYIWLPVPSNGYKAVGHVVTNSSEKPSLDKIRCVRSDLTVDIETDNWIWGPKSRFNVYSSRPVVRGIQASSVATGTFVAKKDGDAPSLSCLKNMKNDLSSMPNLDQIQALFKAYSPVVYFHPKEEYFPSSVSWFFQNGGLLYTKGQESKPVEIEPTGSNLPQNGSDDGAYWLDLPTDKTASEKVKKGDLADAGVYLHVKPALGGTFTDIAVWIFYPFNGAARAKIEFVTVSLGRIGEHVGDWEHVTLRISNFDGELKSVYFSQHNKGSWVSVSNLEFEKDNKPVVYASLHGHAAYPQAGLVVQGTASIGIRNDTSRGNVVMDTGSRYLVVGAEYLGASKIVEPPWLNYARKWGPKITYNINDELSRVKKLLPGMLKTKFDGVIKSLPPEVLGEQGPTGPKWKDNWSGDERV; this comes from the exons ATGACTGTTAGATGTTGTTCCCCTGTCTTTTTCTTCACAACATTTTTCATACTAACATTCTGTAATTGTTCAAGGCTATGTGTCCTAGATTCCGCGTTTGTAAGCTGTCGAAACCCCTCGTTTTCTCCGTTAATAACTTCGAAGAAGGGGAACAAGCCTTTACCTGTTGAAACAACGTTCAAAATTCCGGCACCAGTGCCAAAATGGCCCCAAG GTAATGGTTTTGCAAGTGGAGCAATTGATTTAGGAGAACTAAAAGTTTCTCGTATCACAACTTTTAACAAGGTTTGGACTGCCCGTGAAGGCGGTCCAAACAATCTTGGCGCAACATTTTATGAACCAATTTCTATACCAGAAGGGTTCTCGGTACTTGGTTACTATAGCCAACCAAACAACCAGGCTTTATATGGATGGGTTATGGTTGCTAAAGATGTGAGAAATGATCAGTTTCGACAAGCCCTCGCATTACCAACTGATTACACTCTTGTTTGGAGTAGTGATTCTCAAAAAATTAAGCAAGATGGAATTGGCTATATATGGCTACCAGTGCCGTCAAATGGTTACAAGGCTGTGGGTCATGTTGTCACAAATTCATCGGAGAAGCCTTCCCTGGATAAAATTCGTTGTGTACGATCAGATTTAACAGTGGATATTGAAACTGACAATTGGATTTGGGGACCAAAAAGTAGGTTCAATGTATACAGCTCAAGGCCAGTGGTTAGAGGAATTCAAGCCTCAAGTGTAGCTACTGGAACATTTGTGGCTAAGAAAGATGGAGATGCACCTTCTTTGTCTTGTTTAAAGAATATGAAGAATGATCTGTCTAGCATGCCAAATTTAGATCAGATTCAAGCATTGTTTAAGGCTTATTCACCGGTAGTATACTTTCATCCCAAGGAAGAATATTTTCCCTCATCAGTAAGTTGGTTTTTCCAAAATGGCGGATTATTGTACACAAAAGGCCAAGAATCTAAACCAGTTGAGATTGAACCCACGGGCTCGAATCTTCCACAAAATGGATCAGATGATGGTGCATATTGGTTAGACCTCCCGACAGACAAAACGGCTAGTGAAAAAGTAAAGAAAGGCGATTTAGCAGATGCAGGGGTATATTTACACGTTAAGCCTGCTCTTGGTGGCACATTTACTGATATTGCAGTCTGGATATTTTACCCTTTTAATGGGGCTGCAAGGGCTAAAATTGAATTTGTCACAGTCTCGCTAGGAAGAATTGGTGAACATGTTGGTGACTGGGAACACGTAACGTTGAGGATCAGCAATTTTGATGGAGAGTTAAAAAGTGTGTATTTTTCACAGCATAACAAAGGAAGTTGGGTGAGTGTATCAAATCTTGAATTTGAAAAAGATAACAAGCCTGTGGTCTATGCCTCATTGCACGGGCATGCAGCTTATCCACAGGCCGGGCTAGTAGTGCAAGGGACGGCATCAATTGGGATAAGAAACGATACGTCTAGAGGTAATGTTGTGATGGACACCGGATCCAGATACTTGGTGGTTGGAGCAGAGTACTTGGGAGCTTCAAAGATTGTTGAACCACCCTGGTTGAATTATGCTAGAAAATGGGGTCCAAAAATAACTTACAATATTAATGATGAGTTGAGTAGAGTGAAGAAATTGTTGCCTGGGATGTTAAAGACAAAGTTTGATGGAGTTATCAAAAGTCTGCCTCCAGAAGTATTAGGTGAACAAGGACCAACAGGGCCAAAATGGAAAGATAATTGGAGCGGCGATGAGAGGGTTTAG
- the LOC108201224 gene encoding hypothetical protein At1g04090, with translation MGNNRQESYSRSMTTIKLPIETNFKLPAPIPTWPSGTNFASGVIDLGALQVAQITSLNKVWAVIVGGPDNNGATFYEPTSIPEGFFMLGCYAQPNNQPFYGWVLVAKDVSLPVEPPGLALPTDYTLVYESPPGSIVQSTGVGSIWLPVAPDGYSAMGYIVTGSRQKPPLDKVRVVRSVLTEDIERDNWIWGSSVFNIYGSRPVDRGSKALGISMGTFIVQADGKPMDKLACLSNLNFSYPSMPNLNQAQALIKAYSPVVYFHPDEQYFPSRVSWFFQNGALLYTRGQETSPGRIAHNGWNLPQNGSNDGAYWIDLPSDETESDNLKKGDLQDACSYLHIKPALGGTFTDIQVWLFYPFNGPSKIKIAWVTITSGQIGEHVGDWEHVTLRISNFNGELRSVYFSKHNKGDWISSPGLEFDSNNKPVVYSAFHSHASYSSAGSFIHKFAQEKMIIGAQNDTSKSGSSMDTGARYWILGADYLGGLGIVEQPWVNFAREWGPKKNSGLEDILHKLEKFVPFVLWKKLEDFLRSLTPELLGEEGPTGPKWKDFWSGDERV, from the exons ATGGGAAATAACAGACAAGAATCATATTCTCGGTCTATGACAACCATAAAGCTGCCTATTGAAACAAACTTCAAGCTTCCAGCACCAATTCCAACATGGCCCTCAG gTACAAATTTTGCAAGTGGAGTAATTGATCTTGGAGCGTTACAAGTTGCTCAAATCACATCCTTGAACAAAGTTTGGGCTGTCATTGTAGGAGGGCCGGATAATAATGGTGCAACATTTTATGAACCTACTTCAATCCCAGAAGGATTTTTTATGCTTGGTTGCTACGCTCAACCAAATAACCAGCCTTTTTATGGATGGGTTCTTGTGGCTAAGGATGTTTCATTACCTGTGGAGCCGCCAGGGCTGGCGTTACCAACTGATTATACGCTTGTTTATGAGAGTCCGCCTGGAAGCATTGTGCAAAGTACTGGTGTGGGCTCTATATGGCTTCCAGTTGCCCCAGATGGTTATTCAGCTATGGGTTATATTGTCACAGGCTCGCGACAGAAGCCTCCTCTGGATAAAGTCCGGGTGGTTCGATCAGTACTAACAGAGGATATTGAAAGGGACAATTGGATTTGGGGAAGTTCTGTTTTCAATATATATGGTTCAAGACCGGTGGATAGAGGAAGTAAGGCCTTGGGGATATCCATGGGAACATTTATTGTTCAAGCGGATGGGAAGCCAATGGATAAATTAGCTTGCTTGTCAAATTTGAACTTTAGTTATCCTAGCATGCCAAATTTAAATCAGGCTCAAGCCCTGATAAAAGCTTATAGTCCTGTGGTTTACTTTCATCCTGATGAGCAATACTTCCCCTCGAGAGTAAGTTGGTTCTTCCAAAATGGAGCCCTGCTTTATACGCGAGGGCAAGAAACTAGTCCAGGCCGGATTGCCCACAATGGCTGGAACCTCCCTCAAAATGGCTCCAATGATGGTGCCTACTGGATTGATCTTCCATCAGATGAAACAGAAAGTGACAATCTCAAGAAAGGGGACTTGCAAGATGCTTGCTCTTATTTGCACATTAAACCGGCTCTTGGTGGCACATTTACTGACATTCAAGTGTGGCTCTTCTACCCTTTTAATGGGCCATCAAAAATCAAGATTGCGTGGGTGACTATTACATCAGGACAGATTGGTGAGCATGTCGGTGATTGGGAACATGTCACGCTgagaattagtaattttaatggcGAGTTAAGGAGTGTATATTTCTCAAAACACAATAAAGGGGATTGGATAAGTTCCCCAGGCCTCGAGTTTGATAGCAATAACAAGCCTGTCGTGTATTCAGCTTTCCACTCTCATGCTTCGTACTCTTCAGCTGGATCATTTATCCACAAATTTGCACAAGAAAAGATGATTATTGGAGCACAAAACGACACCTCAAAAAGTGGCTCAAGCATGGACACAGGCGCGCGATACTGGATACTAGGAGCAGACTATTTGGGGGGCTTAGGCATTGTGGAACAACCATGGGTGAATTTCGCTAGAGAATGGGGTCCAAAAAAGAACTCTGGTTTGGAAGATATTCTGCATAAACTGGAAAAATTTGTGCCATTTGTACTGTGGAAGAAGCTAGAGGATTTTCTGAGGAGTCTTACTCCAGAGTTATTAGGTGAAGAAGGACCTACTGGTCCAAAATGGAAGGATTTTTGGAGCGGGGATGAGAGGGTTTAG
- the LOC108200907 gene encoding protein SOSEKI 1 produces MEATAQQGVGEVRRLHIVYFISRKGRIEHPHLIRVHHLSRGGVRLRDIKRWLSELRGKDMPESYAWSYKRRYKTGFVWQDLLDEDLITPIADNEYVLKGSEIPSVDSDLELGQFCDGKEGVKQKEQPKSEAKFNDSKSSSQAKSREQESPTSMLTKPLLEIEEQSSTFSSDSSMSLTDDSPKFEHKIHSTLRKEREDHIFPDEEAIQEVEREALGEKAPFIPNLANENKKIPTKNFGKSKKADPTPDQSSSSKSKFTRSRSYSNNASNIFRNLLTCGTVDTKDSSMMVIKRKSTSSKPSKLDLSTYKGNQNMAQICRGDVVGGSERISRNFWHETQENDHRKSCDGASHSRQKKEMNSQRPVPPAYRPRNGPNCSQCGKTFDPNQLHKHMSSCRGMKALAKAAAATTAANTSSYSHRRSTDSPRPSIFKPLLD; encoded by the exons ATGGAAGCAACAGCTCAACAGGGTGTTGGGGAAGTCAGGAGGCTTCATATTGTCTACTTCATTAGTCGAAAAGGTCGTATCGAACACCCGCATCTCATTCGTGTTCATCATCTCTCTCGTGGTGGTGTTCGTTTGCGAG atatcAAGAGATGGCTATCGGAATTGCGAGGAAAGGACATGCCTGAATCTTATGCTTGGTCATATAAGAG GAGGTACAAGACAGGTTTTGTATGGCAAGATTTGCTGGATGAAGATCTGATTACTCCTATTGCAGATAATGAATATGTGCTCAAAGGATCCGAAATTCCCAGTGTCGACTCTGATCTTG AGCTTGGTCAATTTTGTGATGGAAAAGAAGGCGTCAAACAGAAAGAGCAGCCCAAATCTGAAGCTAAGTTTAATGATAGCAAATCCTCTTCCCAAGCAAAGTCTCGAGAACAAGAATCTCCAACTAGTATGTTAACGAAACCTCTACTTGAAATTGAAGAGCAATCGTCCACGTTCAGCTCAGATAGTTCCATGTCTTTAACTGATGATTCACCGAAGTTTGAACACAAGATTCATTCGACTTTGAGGAAAGAAAGAGAAGATCATATTTTCCCTGATGAAGAAGCAATACAAGAAGTTGAAAGAGAGGCTTTGGGTGAAAAAGCGCCTTTTATTCCCAACTTGGCGAATGAGAATAAGAAGATACCTACGAAGAATTTTGGTAAATCCAAGAAGGCTGATCCCACACCCGATCAATCTTCctcttcaaaatcaaaatttaccAGGAGTAGGAGTTACTCAAACAATGCATCAAATATATTCCGAAACTTATTGACTTGCGGGACAGTGGATACAAAGGACTCGAGCATGATGGTGATCAAACGGAAGAGTACTAGTAGCAAGCCATCAAAATTAGATCTGTCGACTTACAAGGGGAATCAAAATATGGCACAGATTTGCAGAGGAGATGTTGTTGGAGGGTCtgaaagaatttcaagaaatttttgGCATGAAACTCAAGAAAATGATCACAG GAAAAGTTGTGATGGAGCCAGTCATTCAagacagaagaaggaaatgaatAGTCAGAGACCAGTTCCTCCTGCATATAGGCCTAGAAATGGCCCCAATTGCTC ACAATGTGGGAAAACATTCGACCCAAACCAGTTGCACAAACATATGAGTTCATGCAGAGGAATGAAAGCCTTAGCCAAGGCTGCTGCTGCAACAACTGCTGCAAATACTTCTTCTTATTCCCATAGAAGATCAACTGATTCGCCTCGGCCTTCAATTTTCAAGCCATTGCTCGattaa